The sequence tgttccctgtatctgtcttttattgtctgtaaagcgtccttgagtgttagaaaggcgctgttaaatataatgtattattattattattatatatgtatatatatatatattaagggtgtgacgagatctcgcgagattaaaacgtgacgagatttctcgtcgaggtgagaagtcgtctcgtgaggcgatgtgacGTCAGCGTGAAATTCCTATTGAAGACCCCCCTGCcgctgtttaacccttgtgttgtccttgggtcaaattgactcgttttcagttaattttttcattttatttgtcaccaaaaatgggccgtcaaaataagacaacatgaaaaaaaaaatattaaaaacgccaaaaacgtcaaaaaaaaaaaaaagtacccaaaacagtgaaaaagggacaaaaaatgtcggaaaaagcgataataatgttgaaaaaaaaacaagtaaccatggttgacgggaagacaacacaagggttaaatcatttgtgtggcaacattttgggttttcctgcggaaatgataaacggcgaaagagtgacagacaagacgAACACAACACgtaaacattgtaagaaaaaaatgccgCATATACCGCGGCTAACACGAGCACGCTCCCAGCACCACCACAGCTCTCTACTAACTTATATAATAACTTACACATGCTTATATTCTTGAAAAAGAACGTGACCATAtcttagaccaggggtcttcaacgttttccaggccaaggacccccaaactgatggcgagatggagcggggaccccctaattatatatattgtataacattgtgttatatcaaactggtcctatagtgccatgtggtcattgatgactgaaagacatcttctgcctccatttatctgtttactacagtgcgttgagttcatgttaatgtggatttaaagacattttaattagtgggaaaaatatttaaaaaaaagtctaatcaaccaaaactttcgcgacccccatgcagcacctccgcggaccccctaggggtcgcggaccccctgttgaagacccctgtcttAGGCTGTTCCGtgtagtttctctctttttcacgCTTGAAGAAAAAActtgtttctgtttgcacttgtagttttgagagagcagtactttggttattgatacacttactgtttgcatttacagtgttatttttctgttatttacacatttattcaattcatttcaattttaatttatagtatcaattcataacaagagttatctggagaccctttacagatagagcaggtctagaccacactccagaatttacaaggacccaacaggtctagtagtctcctccagagcagcaacagggccacagtggagaggaaaaactcccttttaggcagagacctcggtcagacccagacccagacctagacccagacccaggcccagacccagacccaggctcttggtaggcggcgtctgacgggccggttggggttagaatgaagagaggcaacaacaaaaaaaattagtagtttgtagcagttctttgtagtagttcatggcatagcaggacgtagcaggacgtagcaggacacagcaggacgtagcaggacacagcaggacgtagcaggacacagcaggacgtagcaggacacagcaggacgtagcaggacacagcaggacgtagcaggacgtagcaggacgtagcaggacacagcaggacgtagcaggacgtagcaggacaggacgtagcaggacgtagcaggacgcagcaggacacagcaggacgtagcaggacgtagcaggacgtagcaggacacagcaggacgtagcaggacacagcaggacacagcaggacgtagcaggacgtagcaggacacagcaggacgtagcaggacacagcaggacgtagcaggacgtagcaggacacagcaggacgtagcaggacgtagcaggacacagcaggacgtagcaggacgtagcaggacacagcaggacacagcaggacgtagcaggacacagcaggacgtagcaggacacagcaggacgtagcaggacgttattttatttatactgtttattttttttgtgttcggtttgtggaaaggagtCAGATTCCTCGTGTGAAACTGTTACAGGGCAGaagccagttggtagagtttatacaaaacattttgcagcgtttgcacgtcctttactGCGTATAATTCatcaaaatagtaaaaaaaaaaaaaaaaaaaagttcaataacattcatcattaatagttgatttccAAATGCGCCTagattgttttgcattttgtgatttttcagttgaataaaaaaaactattttccattcatatatttcatcgaggatttctttaaattaaaaaaaaaaaaatctcgtctcgttctcgtgaacccaatctcgtgatgtgtctcgtctcgtggagtaagcgtctcgtcacacccctaaaaatatatatatatatatatatatatatatttagttaGTCAGTGTTATatactgcatggtatctactcgactctaGGGATATGTGCGCCCCTGGGGTCTAGGGACAGTCTTTACACTACACCGGggtgagagctgacaacagcccccccccccccccccccaaaaaaaagagacgCCAATAATCCCGACCAAGCATGTTTAGGTAGAGTGTTgttgacactaaaggagacttttagcgccaataacaacgacaaaggctCCTGACCAAACGGTCAGAAGATCCTGATACAAAGATgtgttatttcattattttgtgtgttcaGATGTGAGATTAAATGGTTGTGGATGGCGTGTCTTTGCAGGAATTCAGTCATGTTCAACAATGAGATGATGGCGGATGTCCACTTCGTGGTGGGGCCGCCTGGCGGGACGCAGCGAGTACCAGGACACAAGGTAAAACCTCTTTGGGTTCTGCAGGCAGTACCGGCCCGAGGCTCGTCTACAGGACTGCTTTCAGCTGGTTACAGCTGGTTCCGGTTGGTTGGTTCCAGTTGGTTGGTTCCAGTTGGTTGGTTCCAGTTGGTTGGTTCCGGTTGGTTGGTTCTAGTTGGTTCCAGTTGGTTGGTTCCAGTTGGTTGGTTCCAGCTGGTTCCAGTTGGTTCCAGCTGGTTGGTTCTAGTTGGTTCCAGTTGGTTGGTTCCAATTGGTTGGTTCCAGTTGGTTGGTTCCAGCTGGTTAGTTCTGGTTGGTTCCAATTGGTTCCAGTTGGTTGGTTCCAGTAGGTTGGTTCCAGTTCGTTCCAGCTGGTTCCTGTTGGTTGGTTCCAGTTGGTTGGTTCCAGTTGGTTCCAGCTGGTTGGTTCCAGCTGGTTCCTGTTGGTTGGTTCCAGTTGGTTGGTTCCAGTTGGTTCCAGCTGGTTGGTTCCAGCTGGTTCCTGTTGGTTGGTTCCAGTTGGTTGGTTCCAGCTGGTTGGTTCCAGCTGGTTcctgttggttggttggttccAGTTGGTTCCAGCTGGTTCCTGTTGGTTGGTTCCAGCTGGTTCCTGTTGGTTGGTTCCAGTTGGTTCCAGTTGGTTGGTTTCAGTTGGTTTCAGTTGGTTCCAGCTGGTTGGTTCCAGCTGGTTCCTGTTGGTTGGTTCCAGTTGGTTCCAGCTGGTTCCAGTTGGTTGGTTTCAGTTGGTTTCTTATTGTGtctgttttatgtgtctttttgtttggttttatgTCGCTTCTCCgtctttttgtgtctcttaatgtgtgtattgtgtgtttgttctgtgtCTCTTTTTGGATTCACAAATGTCCCTGTTTAGAGGCTCGGCACAGCCGTTACCGATGTGgtttatcaaaaataaatacatttcagtcATAAAAATCAGGCCACGGACTAAATATCTAAATGATCAGGGAATCAAATGTAAAAAGTGAGTGTTGTGTGATATCTGTAGCCGCTGTGAGCGGCGTTGTTGTCTCTGACGTTGTTAATCTGCTCCATCAGTACGTCCTCGCTGTCGGCAGCTCCGTCTTCCACGCCATGTTTTATGGAGAACTGGCCGAGGACCAGGAAGAGATCCGGATCCCTGACGTGGAGCCTCCTTCGTTCCTGGCCATGTTGAAGTACGTCCGCCTCTGACTCAGTCAGTGTTTACTAGGGTGTATATGCACGTCAGCGTGTGTGTGCAGCGGGCGGTGGGAACGGCCGATActgatacgaatatttggttgtttaaaaatccgatatatagtttttgaaaaaatccagaaaagcataacaaaacaaacagatttcaacAATGCTGGGAAGTCAGGGAACAGTGAACAATAAAATGCCAAGTTTCCCAGGTAGAGCCCAATCGATTTTTTTAAGGCCGAttccgatatatatatatatatatatatatatatatatatattaaaaagaaatccagaaacatGTAaccaaacataaacagatttccctaacattagttatttgtagtagtgagaatttatgagttctcactaaaataatatgataatttgttttattgtcacaacagaacatcaaaatatatttaaaaaaaaaaaaaaagttcagattgataaaatgtagaaaaatacaagtttagccctcatgttgtccttgggtcaaatttgacccgttttcagttattttaattttttcttggCACTAAAAATGggccgttaaaaaaaaaaaaagaaaaatctaaaaaagtcAACAATAACAATATCGAGAAACCTTACCCTTGACcctaaaacatcagaaaagcagccacaacattaaaaaaatgacaaaaaatgtttgttttttcatggttaacaggaagacaacacaaagggttAAGATGAagtaaatgaatatttaaaacaatatgcatattttttaaaatgtagatcaggaaatgcctaatattggccgataACATATCTGTTTGTTTAGtaacgcatttctggattttcattttttaatatatacatcggccgatatatcggcatatcagatttttaaatagtCAAATATTCGTCTCTGTATCGtccttaaaatcctttatcggtcgggctcgaAGCAAAACTCAAATGTACATTTCTGAAGTAAAGGCCCTAATTCCGCCCTCTCTCTTCCAGGTACATCTACTGCGACGAGATCGACCTGTGCGCCGACACCGTGCTCGCCACGCTCTACGCCGCCAAGAAGTACATCGTGCCCCACCTGGCCCGGGCGTGCGTCAACTTCCTGGAGACGAGCCTGAGCGCCAAGAACGCCTGCGTCCTGCTGTCGCAGAGCTGCCTGTTCGAGGAGCCCGACCTGACGCAGCGCTGCTGGGAGGTGATCGACGCCCAGGCGGAGCTCGCCCTGCGCTCCGAGGGATTCTGCGACATCGACTCGCAGACGCTGGAGAGCATCCTGCGCCGCGAGACGCTCAACGCCAAAGAGATGGTGGTGTTCGAGGCGGCGCTGAGCTGGGCGGAGGCCGAGTGCCAGCGCCGAGACCTGGCGCCGACGATCGAGAACAAGCGGCTGGCGCTGGGCAAGGCCATCTACCTGATCCGCGTCCCCACCATGCTGCTGGAGGACTTCGCCAACGGGGCGGCGCAGTCCGGCGTGCTCACGCTCAACGAGACCAACGACATCTTCCTGTGGTACACCGCCGCCAACAAGCCCGAACTCCTGTTCTGCACCAAGCCGCGCAAAGGCCTCGCGCCGCAGCGCTGCCACCGCTTCCAGTCGTGCGCCTACCGCAGCAACCAGTGGCGCTACCGCGGCCGCTGCGACAGCATCCAGTTCGCCGTGGACAAGCGCGTCTTCATCGCCGGCTTCGGCCTGTACGGCTCCAGCTGCGGCTCGGCCGAGTACAGCGCCAAGATCGAGCTGAAGCGCCAGGGCGTGTCGATGGCGCAGCGGATCATCAAGTACTTCTCGGACGGCTCCAGCAGCACGTTCCCCGTGTCCTTCGACTACCCGGTGCAGATCGAGCCCGACACCTTCTACACCGCCAGCGTGGTGCTGGACGGCAACGAGCTGAGCTACTTCGGCCAGGAGGGCATGACGGAGGTGCAGTGCGGGAAAGTGACCTTCCAGTTCCAGTGCTCGTCGGACAGCACCAACGGCACCGGCGTGCAGGGGGGCCAGATCCCCGAACTCATCTTCTACGCCTGAGAGACGCACGCACCCccgcaacacattctcactcccaactcgtaaaACACCGACGTTTGGTCAGGTGGCTTTGTTCTTATACGACGATAAAGGagacctttagcgtcatgtaacacgcttggtcgtctcctttagcgtcatgtaacacgcttggttgtctcctttagcgtcatataacacgcttggttgtctcctttagcgtcatataacacgcttggttgtctcctttagcgtcatgtaacacgcttggttgtctcctttagcgtcatataacacgcttggttgtctcctttagcgtcatgtaacacgcttggttgtctcctttagcgtcatataacacgcttggtcgtctcctttagcgtcatataacacgtttggttgtctcctttagcgtcatataacacgcttggttgtctcctttagcgtcatgtaacacgcacTTGGTCGTCTCCTTCACAACGTACCACCCAcaaaccaagcgtgttatatgacgctaaaggagacaaccaagcgcgtgttatatgacgctaaaggagacaaccaagcgtgtgtcataagacgctaaaggagacaaccaagcgtgttataagacgctaaaggagacaaccaagcgtgttacatgacgctaaaggagacgaccaagcgtgttatatgacgctaaaggagacgaccaagcgtgttatatgacgctaaaggagacaaccaagcgcgtgttatatgacgctaaaggagacaaccaagcgtgtgtcataagacgctaaaggagacaaccaagcgtgttataagacgctaaaggagacaaccaagcgtgttacatgacgctaaaggagacgaccaagcgtgttatatgacgctaaaggagacgaccaagcgtgttacatgacgctaaaggagacgaccaagcgtgttacatgacgctaaatgTCTCCTTTACGTCatataacaacgacaaaggcacctgaccaaacgTCCGTGTTTCAGGCCTTCGGAGGGAGAACGGTCGGCTGCAGAGATTCCTGCTAGCgacggccaaatgaagcttggtgaaccagtgtctttatgtCCTGAGCCCACTAGACGGCGCTCTTGGTtctaagagaaaggcctaaggcgtTGGAATTCACTGTATCCTCAAccaacagagagcgccatctactgGGCTCGGG comes from Etheostoma spectabile isolate EspeVRDwgs_2016 unplaced genomic scaffold, UIUC_Espe_1.0 scaffold00008079, whole genome shotgun sequence and encodes:
- the LOC116678752 gene encoding BTB/POZ domain-containing protein 3, whose product is MACLCRNSVMFNNEMMADVHFVVGPPGGTQRVPGHKYVLAVGSSVFHAMFYGELAEDQEEIRIPDVEPPSFLAMLKYIYCDEIDLCADTVLATLYAAKKYIVPHLARACVNFLETSLSAKNACVLLSQSCLFEEPDLTQRCWEVIDAQAELALRSEGFCDIDSQTLESILRRETLNAKEMVVFEAALSWAEAECQRRDLAPTIENKRLALGKAIYLIRVPTMLLEDFANGAAQSGVLTLNETNDIFLWYTAANKPELLFCTKPRKGLAPQRCHRFQSCAYRSNQWRYRGRCDSIQFAVDKRVFIAGFGLYGSSCGSAEYSAKIELKRQGVSMAQRIIKYFSDGSSSTFPVSFDYPVQIEPDTFYTASVVLDGNELSYFGQEGMTEVQCGKVTFQFQCSSDSTNGTGVQGGQIPELIFYA